A window from Enterocloster bolteae encodes these proteins:
- a CDS encoding TRAP transporter small permease gives MKKLGKTLIQVQYGASIVAALMLLLMIGYEVFARYVLKSSLMGIEELMLFPIIWLYMLGGANASYEKSHIECGILTLYIKKERSKLIFDAIKRTLCIIILAWICYWGFYFFSYSLKTWKLADITYAPLFFANIALTVGFVLMFIYAVRDVYMAYRALIGQMKNKDEAREGGENL, from the coding sequence ATGAAGAAGCTGGGAAAAACACTGATCCAAGTGCAGTATGGCGCGTCAATTGTGGCTGCTCTCATGTTATTGCTCATGATAGGCTACGAGGTATTCGCGCGATACGTACTGAAATCATCACTGATGGGCATTGAGGAATTGATGTTATTTCCTATTATATGGCTTTACATGCTGGGCGGCGCCAATGCTTCCTATGAGAAAAGCCATATTGAGTGTGGAATCCTGACCCTTTATATCAAGAAGGAACGCTCAAAACTGATTTTTGATGCAATCAAACGTACATTGTGTATCATTATTCTTGCCTGGATTTGTTACTGGGGATTCTATTTCTTTTCCTATTCCCTGAAAACCTGGAAGCTGGCTGACATTACATACGCCCCTCTGTTTTTTGCGAATATAGCGCTTACCGTAGGATTTGTGCTGATGTTTATTTATGCGGTAAGGGATGTATATATGGCCTACCGGGCTTTGATTGGTCAAATGAAAAACAAGGATGAAGCAAGGGAAGGAGGTGAAAACCTATGA
- a CDS encoding TRAP transporter large permease translates to MTSLSIILMDVILLVFLLMLSIPLPVCFAGALLFLSLFGDVSMKTMLIWVFSQSTGTVLLASPLFILAGTYMGGSGIAKRLLDCVDAFVGHIKSGLGVVAVLVCAIMGAISGSGFTGVAATGPIMIPKMEEQGYPRGYATALVTVSSVLGLLIPPSVVMIMFGWVTECSILACFLSTLGPGLIITALFCIIHVFWSRQFDLKVTEKKPFGEFASNAGKMTFKAVPALIMPLIILGGIYGGVFTPTEAAAMAAIYSIPIGLWVYKACTFKGFLAMTKEATSTVGSIMVMIVCCLMLSRVFTVYRVPELVLELLMSITTNKYILLFIIDIFLFIVGMIVNDTTGVLICAPLLMPVMNQLGISPIHFASIMGVNLAMGGVTPPYASILYLGMRIGKAEFHEILKPTMTFLILGYVPIVFLVTYWPDLALAIPRMAGFAV, encoded by the coding sequence ATGACTTCTCTGTCAATCATACTTATGGATGTAATATTGCTGGTTTTTCTTCTGATGCTGAGCATCCCCCTTCCGGTCTGCTTTGCCGGCGCATTGCTGTTTTTGAGCCTCTTTGGCGACGTATCCATGAAGACCATGCTGATTTGGGTATTTTCCCAGTCCACGGGAACCGTGCTCCTGGCCAGTCCCCTATTCATCCTGGCAGGAACGTATATGGGCGGCAGCGGGATAGCAAAACGCTTGCTGGACTGTGTAGACGCATTTGTGGGTCACATCAAATCCGGCCTGGGCGTGGTGGCTGTTCTTGTGTGCGCCATTATGGGAGCCATATCAGGAAGCGGATTTACGGGCGTGGCAGCTACCGGCCCCATCATGATTCCTAAGATGGAAGAACAGGGCTACCCCAGGGGATATGCGACAGCACTGGTAACTGTATCCTCTGTTCTGGGGCTTCTGATTCCTCCCAGCGTTGTTATGATTATGTTTGGATGGGTGACGGAATGCTCGATTCTTGCCTGCTTTTTATCCACTCTTGGTCCGGGGCTTATCATTACGGCGTTATTTTGCATCATACATGTATTCTGGAGCCGCCAGTTTGATTTGAAAGTAACGGAAAAGAAACCTTTTGGGGAATTTGCGTCAAACGCCGGAAAAATGACCTTTAAGGCTGTACCGGCCCTTATTATGCCCCTCATCATACTGGGAGGAATTTATGGGGGTGTCTTTACTCCCACCGAGGCGGCAGCCATGGCAGCCATCTATTCCATTCCCATTGGATTGTGGGTGTATAAGGCCTGCACATTTAAGGGGTTCCTGGCAATGACAAAAGAGGCTACCAGTACAGTTGGATCCATTATGGTCATGATTGTATGCTGCCTGATGCTGAGCCGCGTGTTTACCGTGTATCGTGTCCCTGAGCTGGTTTTAGAACTTCTGATGAGCATTACCACCAATAAATATATACTGCTGTTCATCATTGACATCTTTCTGTTTATTGTAGGAATGATAGTAAATGACACCACGGGCGTTTTGATATGCGCGCCCCTGCTTATGCCTGTTATGAATCAGCTGGGAATCAGCCCCATTCACTTTGCCTCTATTATGGGTGTGAATCTTGCCATGGGCGGAGTTACGCCCCCATACGCAAGTATCCTTTATCTGGGAATGAGGATAGGAAAGGCTGAATTCCATGAGATTCTGAAGCCCACCATGACATTTTTGATACTGGGGTATGTACCCATTGTATTTCTCGTCACCTATTGGCCGGATTTGGCCCTTGCGATTCCGAGAATGGCTGGTTTTGCTGTATAA
- the argH gene encoding argininosuccinate lyase produces the protein MSNTSFNQKGVSLYYQVETYIRTKIESGEWPSGFKLPTETELCQYFGVSRTTIRQAVNKMVEGGLLMRKQGSGTYVTQPAYSRNRLSTQPSDSVCKYIYMPILQDDMEHSYQNLLLTHISHILMLCEQKLISQEDGKNALDFIVPLMDMHPQTIGFNPLNEDYFLNFEQYLISHLGIDLAGKIYTGRSRNDMTPTVMRMSIRDSMLAVYERLLALIRRLLALAEENQGRIITGYTHCMPAQPITLDHYFLAIAEALVRDMDRLLSAYQNLNRSPLGACAMAGTSFPINREYTAQLLGFDGIITNTLDAVATRDYLLELAADFSTLGSTLSRFAQDLYLWSTAEFNYVSFSDAYSCCSSIMPQKKNPLSIEHIKSKSSHLTSTYLDIAMCLKGTSYGHCRDLFECMPPFWDAVEQVTGMLELSIGTLQDITFHYDRMEFTASMNDSILTDMADFLVQKDRIPFRSAHNIIASAVRAQGDNPSSKITLKQLNKSSKQHLGHDTTLTESEWASLQSPRSSVANKRSEGSPAQSSCRKMLLSLRMAADRCNEQYNKIINSLQLAEQFRKEQIDVLKNGTHFEHN, from the coding sequence TTGTCCAATACCTCTTTTAATCAAAAAGGAGTTTCTCTTTACTATCAGGTAGAGACTTATATCCGGACAAAAATCGAATCAGGTGAGTGGCCTTCTGGATTTAAGCTTCCCACAGAAACAGAATTATGCCAGTATTTTGGGGTCAGCCGCACTACCATACGCCAGGCTGTAAATAAAATGGTAGAGGGCGGCCTTTTAATGCGCAAACAGGGTTCGGGCACATACGTCACACAGCCCGCTTATTCCAGGAACAGACTTTCCACGCAGCCCAGTGATTCTGTGTGCAAATATATTTATATGCCCATTCTTCAGGATGACATGGAGCATTCCTACCAGAACCTTCTGCTGACCCACATCAGCCATATACTGATGCTGTGCGAGCAAAAGCTGATATCCCAGGAAGACGGAAAAAATGCCCTGGATTTCATTGTCCCCCTGATGGATATGCATCCCCAGACCATTGGCTTTAATCCGCTTAACGAGGATTATTTCTTAAATTTTGAACAATATCTGATTTCCCATCTGGGAATCGATCTGGCCGGAAAAATATATACCGGCAGAAGCCGCAACGATATGACTCCAACTGTAATGCGAATGAGCATCCGTGACAGCATGCTTGCGGTTTACGAGCGGCTTCTGGCACTGATACGCCGCTTGCTGGCTCTTGCCGAAGAAAATCAGGGACGTATCATCACAGGGTATACCCACTGCATGCCGGCCCAGCCCATAACCCTGGACCATTATTTCCTGGCTATAGCAGAAGCCCTGGTGCGGGATATGGACAGGCTGCTGTCTGCTTACCAGAACCTGAACCGTTCCCCCCTTGGAGCCTGTGCCATGGCCGGAACTTCCTTTCCCATCAACCGTGAATACACCGCCCAGCTTCTGGGCTTTGACGGCATTATAACCAACACGCTGGACGCGGTGGCCACCAGGGATTATCTTTTGGAGCTTGCCGCTGATTTTTCCACCCTGGGATCCACCCTGTCGCGCTTTGCCCAGGATTTGTACCTCTGGTCCACAGCAGAATTTAACTATGTAAGCTTTTCCGATGCTTATTCCTGCTGCAGCAGCATCATGCCCCAGAAAAAAAATCCTCTGTCAATCGAACACATAAAGAGCAAATCCTCCCACTTGACCAGCACTTATCTGGATATTGCAATGTGCCTGAAGGGAACCAGCTATGGTCATTGCAGGGACCTTTTTGAATGTATGCCCCCATTCTGGGATGCGGTGGAACAGGTCACCGGAATGCTGGAATTGTCCATCGGAACCCTGCAGGACATCACCTTCCACTACGACCGGATGGAATTTACAGCCAGCATGAATGACTCCATATTGACGGATATGGCGGATTTTCTGGTGCAAAAGGACCGCATACCGTTCCGCAGCGCCCACAATATCATCGCCTCAGCCGTCCGGGCCCAGGGTGATAATCCCAGCAGCAAAATCACCTTAAAGCAGCTCAACAAAAGCAGCAAACAGCATCTGGGCCATGACACCACGCTGACAGAATCAGAATGGGCATCCTTACAGTCACCGCGCAGCTCCGTGGCAAACAAACGCAGCGAAGGTTCCCCCGCCCAAAGCTCCTGCCGGAAAATGCTGCTGTCCCTGCGCATGGCCGCCGACCGCTGCAATGAACAGTACAATAAAATCATCAACTCCCTGCAACTGGCCGAGCAATTCAGAAAGGAACAGATCGATGTGCTGAAAAATGGGACGCATTTTGAGCATAATTAA